Proteins encoded by one window of Manihot esculenta cultivar AM560-2 chromosome 10, M.esculenta_v8, whole genome shotgun sequence:
- the LOC110624378 gene encoding auxin-responsive protein SAUR68: MISTKRLLNSARKWEMLAALRRKRIIPSQTIRETRSYGTLEMAEKGHFVVYSADQKRFLLPLEYLNNEIIIELFNMAEDEFRLPSKGPLTLSCDAELLEYAISFIKQQVTGDIEKALLMSIGSCCSSSFYVQHRETSHQLPVCSF, translated from the coding sequence ATGATCAGCACCAAGAGACTCCTCAACTCGGCACGAAAATGGGAGATGCTAGCTGCTTTAAGGCGAAAAAGAATCATCCCTTCACAAACCATTAGAGAAACGAGAAGTTATGGCACGCTAGAAATGGCTGAGAAGGGTCATTTTGTTGTGTACTCTGCTGATCAGAAACGATTTTTACTTCCTTTGGAGTATCTTAACAATGAAATTATAATAGAGCTATTCAATATGGCGGAAGATGAGTTTAGATTGCCAAGCAAAGGGCCTCTTACGTTGTCATGTGATGCAGAGCTCTTGGAGTATGCAATTTCCTTTATCAAACAGCAGGTTACTGGAGATATAGAAAAGGCATTGCTGATGTCCATAGGTAGTTGCTGTTCGTCGTCTTTCTATGTCCAACATAGAGAAACAAGCCATCAATTACCAGTTTGCAGCTTCTGA